The following coding sequences lie in one Oceanivirga salmonicida genomic window:
- the hpt gene encoding hypoxanthine phosphoribosyltransferase: MMKNWEKYITKTLISNEQIQTRVKELGAQITNDLKDDTADLVVVGILKGSVIFMADLVREIKLPLSMDFMEVSSYGDGFENTRDIKIIKDLEHSVRGKNVLVVEDIIDSGLTLKKILQMIGKRGPKNVILCTLLNKKERREADVDVQYIGFDIPDEFVSGYGLDYKQEYRNIPYICVLDINNEEI, from the coding sequence ATGATGAAAAATTGGGAAAAGTACATAACTAAAACATTAATTTCAAATGAGCAAATACAAACAAGAGTAAAAGAATTAGGGGCTCAAATAACTAATGATTTAAAAGATGATACTGCTGATTTAGTGGTAGTAGGTATATTAAAAGGGTCTGTAATATTTATGGCTGATTTAGTTAGAGAAATAAAATTGCCTTTATCTATGGATTTTATGGAAGTATCAAGTTATGGAGATGGCTTTGAAAATACAAGAGACATAAAAATAATAAAAGATTTAGAACATAGTGTAAGAGGTAAAAATGTATTAGTTGTTGAAGATATAATAGATTCAGGCTTAACATTAAAGAAAATATTACAAATGATAGGTAAAAGAGGACCTAAAAATGTAATATTATGCACATTACTTAATAAAAAAGAAAGAAGAGAAGCAGATGTAGATGTCCAATATATTGGATTTGATATACCTGATGAATTTGTTTCTGGTTATGGTTTAGATTATAAGCAAGAATACAGAAATATACCATATATTTGTGTTTTGGATATAAATAATGAAGAAATATAG
- a CDS encoding murein hydrolase activator EnvC family protein — translation MKIKKIGLFILILGLTNYIFADNRIDKNKNRINQINRQVNANSSKIKKNKNQIYVAKKTEKQVKREINNLNYKIDRLQKEYRVLESKYIKILKDIGKNDSEIRDNIKKINDSNEKIEYNKTEYSNKIIALDKVRRSRVIEKDKSFERVRDAKKKQDEKKILALQVSKIQGIEYYKTHVEKNKQKVEVIKKKNLVEASNVKKARIQLENKRKELKIAKIEKDRKVAQLKKIQSNLGHENKKLQSKISKLIREKRNLEAQIQAIIAQNQKKKASSGGKEDPIVVIKGTGRLSMPINGRVVVRFRQEKVKGLKSNGIEIRGKLGQNVKAADTGTVLHAGKLGSLGGIVIIDHAGIITVYGNLASVRVKKRDNVKKGQSIGTLGRDSATKETNLYFETRKGVNLVDPLRYL, via the coding sequence ATGAAAATTAAAAAAATAGGATTATTTATTTTGATTTTAGGGCTAACTAATTATATATTCGCTGATAATCGAATAGATAAAAATAAAAATAGAATAAATCAGATTAATAGACAAGTAAATGCTAATAGTAGCAAGATAAAGAAAAATAAAAATCAAATTTATGTGGCGAAAAAAACAGAAAAACAAGTAAAAAGAGAGATAAATAATCTTAATTATAAAATAGATAGACTACAAAAAGAATATAGAGTTTTAGAATCAAAATATATAAAGATTTTAAAAGATATAGGTAAAAATGATAGCGAAATAAGAGATAATATTAAGAAAATAAATGATAGTAATGAAAAAATAGAATACAATAAAACAGAATATTCTAATAAAATAATAGCACTTGATAAAGTAAGACGTTCAAGAGTAATAGAAAAAGATAAAAGTTTTGAAAGAGTTCGTGATGCTAAGAAAAAACAAGATGAGAAGAAAATATTAGCACTTCAAGTGTCTAAAATACAGGGTATAGAGTATTATAAAACTCATGTTGAAAAAAATAAACAAAAAGTTGAAGTTATTAAAAAGAAAAATTTAGTTGAAGCCTCTAATGTAAAAAAGGCAAGAATACAACTTGAAAATAAGAGAAAAGAATTAAAAATTGCTAAAATAGAAAAAGACAGAAAAGTTGCACAACTGAAAAAAATACAATCTAATTTAGGCCATGAAAATAAAAAATTACAATCTAAAATTAGTAAACTTATAAGAGAAAAACGTAATTTAGAAGCACAAATACAAGCAATAATTGCTCAAAATCAAAAAAAGAAAGCAAGTAGTGGAGGCAAAGAAGATCCAATAGTAGTAATTAAAGGAACTGGAAGATTATCAATGCCTATTAATGGAAGAGTAGTAGTAAGATTTAGACAAGAAAAAGTTAAAGGTTTAAAAAGTAATGGTATTGAAATTAGAGGAAAACTTGGACAGAATGTAAAAGCAGCTGATACAGGAACAGTATTACATGCAGGTAAACTTGGAAGTTTAGGTGGAATAGTAATTATAGATCATGCTGGAATAATAACTGTATATGGAAATTTAGCAAGTGTAAGAGTCAAAAAAAGAGATAATGTAAAAAAAGGACAATCTATAGGAACATTGGGTAGAGATTCAGCAACAAAAGAAACTAATTTATATTTTGAAACAAGAAAAGGTGTAAATTTGGTTGATCCGCTTAGGTATTTATAG
- a CDS encoding DMT family transporter, with product MKKNCSTATLGYGWILISFAAFLWGLDGVLLTPRYFALGFYNVKFIVFISHLVPLVVLSILFTGQYKKIKEFKKDDFIYYFLIALFGGTLGTLAIVKALMLSQFSLSLVTLIQKTQPIFAIILAYTLLKEKPNKRFYIVLAVSLISLYFLIFGLNSPKLLEENNLRAAMYSLIAAFSFGSSTVFSKKIVSNHSFLTTVFYRYLFTTIISFSILIFSSGSIVSLRQYISSPDLYKLTFIIALFSLTSLTVYYKGMITTKASYATISELAYPLSSVIIEALVYKRILSPIQLIFSAILIISIIYLNKNNNK from the coding sequence ATGAAAAAGAATTGTAGTACAGCAACATTAGGTTATGGTTGGATATTAATATCATTTGCAGCATTTTTATGGGGACTAGATGGTGTATTATTAACACCAAGGTATTTTGCACTAGGATTTTATAATGTAAAATTTATAGTATTTATATCGCATTTAGTACCATTAGTTGTTTTATCAATATTATTTACAGGACAATATAAAAAAATTAAAGAATTTAAAAAAGATGACTTTATTTATTATTTTTTAATAGCTCTTTTTGGTGGAACACTTGGAACTTTAGCAATAGTAAAAGCATTAATGTTAAGTCAATTTAGTTTAAGCTTAGTAACTTTAATACAAAAAACTCAGCCTATATTTGCCATAATATTGGCATACACATTATTAAAGGAAAAACCAAATAAAAGATTTTATATAGTTTTAGCGGTATCATTAATATCCTTATATTTCCTTATATTTGGATTAAATAGTCCGAAATTACTAGAAGAAAATAATTTAAGAGCAGCAATGTATTCATTAATAGCAGCTTTTTCATTTGGGAGTTCAACTGTATTTAGTAAAAAAATAGTAAGTAATCATAGTTTTTTGACTACAGTTTTTTATAGATATCTTTTTACTACTATAATAAGTTTTTCTATATTAATTTTTTCAAGTGGAAGTATAGTATCATTAAGACAATATATATCTAGCCCTGATTTATATAAGTTAACATTTATAATAGCATTATTTAGTTTAACTTCTCTTACGGTGTATTACAAGGGAATGATAACAACAAAGGCTAGTTATGCAACTATATCTGAATTAGCATACCCTTTAAGTTCAGTAATAATAGAAGCATTGGTATATAAGAGAATATTAAGTCCTATTCAATTAATATTTTCTGCAATACTTATAATTAGTATAATATATTTGAATAAAAATAATAATAAGTAG
- a CDS encoding DNA recombination protein RmuC: protein MDILYVLLVILIILVCYLIFLMKNKDNRDFKHEIIEKMIEKNNDTKEDITRLMYENKNNISKDIIDFKDNLKNSVEKNIFDLIDKVDKKLVENNEISNNSTKSMLVFKDTLKEGIDKNIDELISKIDVKLEGNTKSITDFKFDIKDGIYKNIDELTKKVEEKLKSSNMLDKDIKDGIVTFKESVKENIAKDLLELGTKVENILKSGFKTSTDTFNSVLERLAKMDEAQKNILKLSNDIMGLQAILTDKKSRGNFGETRLEQVLNYVYGSSGLYSMQYKLSNGKIADSVVYIDDKLTKVCIDSKFPLENYLKYMENAESRKNFIIDVKNHIDAISSKYIIEGETLNTAIMFLPSEAIFMEIYSNFEEILNYAYDKKVWVASQTNLMIYIATMQLATLNYKKNKSAEQILTQLNDFSIEFNRYEERWNKLQNDFSKLEKDFSDVRITTDKINKKFDTIKRMVETEQINEKEL, encoded by the coding sequence GTGGATATATTGTATGTACTACTAGTTATTTTAATAATTTTAGTTTGTTACCTAATTTTCCTTATGAAAAATAAAGATAATAGAGATTTTAAACATGAAATTATAGAAAAAATGATAGAAAAAAATAATGATACAAAAGAAGATATAACTAGACTTATGTATGAAAATAAAAATAATATTTCTAAAGATATTATAGATTTTAAAGATAATTTAAAAAATAGTGTAGAAAAAAATATATTTGATTTGATTGATAAAGTAGATAAGAAATTAGTTGAAAATAATGAGATATCAAATAATTCAACAAAATCAATGCTAGTTTTCAAAGATACTTTAAAAGAAGGAATAGATAAGAACATTGATGAGTTAATATCTAAAATTGATGTTAAACTTGAAGGTAATACTAAAAGTATTACTGATTTTAAATTTGATATTAAAGATGGAATATATAAAAATATAGATGAATTAACTAAAAAAGTTGAAGAAAAACTTAAATCAAGTAATATGCTAGATAAAGATATCAAAGACGGTATAGTAACTTTTAAAGAAAGTGTAAAAGAAAATATTGCGAAGGATTTATTAGAATTAGGAACAAAAGTTGAGAATATTTTAAAATCAGGATTTAAAACTTCAACTGATACTTTTAATTCGGTTTTAGAAAGACTTGCTAAAATGGATGAAGCCCAGAAAAATATTTTGAAATTATCTAATGACATTATGGGATTACAGGCTATACTGACTGATAAAAAATCGCGTGGTAACTTTGGAGAAACAAGATTAGAGCAGGTATTAAATTATGTATATGGTAGTAGTGGTCTATACTCTATGCAGTACAAATTAAGTAATGGTAAAATAGCAGATTCTGTTGTATATATAGATGATAAATTAACAAAGGTATGTATAGATTCTAAATTCCCTTTGGAAAATTATTTAAAATATATGGAAAATGCAGAAAGCAGAAAAAACTTTATAATAGACGTCAAAAATCATATAGATGCAATATCATCTAAATATATAATAGAAGGTGAAACTTTAAATACTGCTATAATGTTTTTACCTAGTGAAGCAATATTTATGGAAATATATAGCAATTTTGAAGAAATATTAAATTACGCGTATGATAAAAAGGTTTGGGTAGCATCCCAGACAAATTTAATGATATATATAGCAACTATGCAATTAGCAACACTAAATTATAAGAAAAATAAAAGTGCAGAACAGATTTTAACACAATTAAATGACTTTTCTATTGAATTTAATAGATATGAAGAAAGATGGAATAAATTACAAAATGATTTTTCAAAATTAGAAAAAGATTTTAGTGATGTTAGAATTACAACTGATAAAATAAATAAAAAATTTGACACAATAAAAAGAATGGTAGAAACGGAGCAAATTAATGAAAAAGAATTGTAG
- a CDS encoding cell division protein FtsX, with the protein MKLGIKNNKLIVDLNSFISAVITLAIVFMLTFISVFGILSLKEYRTEKENRNQIIVYLKDLEEEQKKEISKKLIELPGVNSLRYESKELALKAVMLELGMTVSENENPLEDAFYVYLKKDVNLEKLKNSLINMKEIDSFDFRTKAIEEGIKFNNVAERISINATIIVSLLTILMIYNIIRFSIISKKNEIHESLRSGKSVKELKKVFFVESVVAVLGSFGIAFITYLIIKTKLVQSINSLIKDYKTTRFTFSEIGALLIILVLSIVISYFINYFSMNKYFKNYTGDINLEEVDLEVEVDEN; encoded by the coding sequence ATGAAATTAGGAATTAAAAACAATAAATTAATAGTAGATTTAAACTCTTTTATATCTGCAGTTATAACACTAGCAATAGTTTTTATGCTAACATTTATTTCGGTTTTCGGTATTTTGAGTTTAAAAGAATATAGGACTGAAAAAGAAAACAGAAATCAAATTATAGTATATTTAAAAGATTTAGAAGAAGAGCAAAAAAAAGAAATAAGTAAAAAATTAATTGAATTACCAGGAGTAAATTCATTAAGATATGAATCAAAAGAATTAGCATTAAAGGCTGTAATGTTAGAATTGGGTATGACAGTATCTGAAAATGAAAATCCTTTGGAAGATGCATTTTATGTTTACTTGAAAAAAGATGTTAATTTAGAAAAATTAAAAAACAGTTTAATAAACATGAAAGAAATTGATTCATTTGATTTTAGAACAAAGGCGATAGAAGAAGGTATAAAGTTTAACAATGTTGCAGAAAGAATAAGTATAAATGCAACTATAATTGTTTCTTTATTAACTATACTTATGATATATAATATTATTAGATTTTCTATTATATCTAAGAAAAATGAAATACACGAAAGTTTGCGTTCAGGTAAGAGCGTTAAAGAATTAAAAAAAGTATTTTTTGTTGAAAGTGTAGTAGCAGTATTAGGGTCATTTGGTATAGCATTTATAACATATTTAATTATAAAAACTAAACTTGTGCAAAGTATAAATTCATTAATAAAAGATTATAAAACAACAAGATTTACATTTTCTGAAATAGGAGCATTATTAATAATACTAGTATTATCAATAGTAATATCATATTTCATAAACTATTTTTCTATGAACAAGTATTTTAAAAATTATACTGGTGATATAAATTTAGAAGAAGTAGATTTGGAAGTGGAAGTAGATGAAAATTAA